From the genome of Perca flavescens isolate YP-PL-M2 chromosome 12, PFLA_1.0, whole genome shotgun sequence, one region includes:
- the rab36 gene encoding ras-related protein Rab-36 has product MLSLMNTSDHLLFDCLPHTHIVLYVDVAMQDNRNRIIPFPPPISRDRVIWEFPKWYTPNASLQLKKDWDIQAKAACKDGADRHQGTDKKMSKVVVVGDLNVGKTCLINRFCKDVFERDYKATIGVDFEIERFEISGVPFSLQIWDTAGQEKFKCIASAYYRGAQVIITVFDMADIKSLEHTRQWLEEAMSENEPDSCFIFLVGTKSDLLPLEERQRTEKDAIQMATEMHAEFWAVSAKTGENVQAFFFRVAALAFEKCVLKDMENGVPASIGRGNSIKSDRVNLDEAAPQDTKRSCC; this is encoded by the exons ATGTTGTCACTGATGAACACTAGCGACCACCTTTTATTTGATtgtctgccacacacacacattgtacttTATGTAGAT GTCGCCATGCAGGATAACAGGAATAGGATAATTCCGTTCCCTCCTCCCATCAGCAGAGACAGAGTCATCTGGGAATTCCCAAAG TGGTACACGCCTAATGCCTCTCTGCAGCTGAAGAAGGACTGGGACATTCAAGCTAAAGCAGCCTGTAAAGATGGAGCCGACAGGCATCAG GGGACcgacaaaaaaatgtcaaaagtggTGGTTGTTGGAGACCTTAATGTGGGGAAGACCTGCCTCATTAATAG GTTTTGTaaagatgtatttgaaagagaCTACAAGGCCACCATAGGTGTAGACTTTGAGATTGAGAGGTTTGAGATATCTGGAGTACCTTTCTCCCTTCAGAT ttGGGATACTGCTGGCCAGGAAAAATTCAAATGCATCGCTTCTGCATACTACAGAGGTGCTCAAG TCATAATCACTGTCTTTGACATGGCAGACATTAAGTCCCTAGAGCATACACG GCAATGGTTAGAGGAGGCCATGAGCGAAAATGAGCCTGactcctgttttattttcttggTTGGCACTAAGAGTGACCTGCTG CCCTTAGAAGAAAGACAGAGGACAGAAAAAGATGCCATCCAGATGGCAACAGAAATGCATGCAGAGTTTTGGGCTGTTTCAGCTAAAACAG GGGAGAACGTGCAGGCGTTTTTCTTCAGAGTGGCGGCTTTGGCCTTCGAGAAGTGCGTACTGAAGGACATGGAGAATGGGGTCCCTGCTAGTATCGGACGTGGAAATAGCATCA AATCAGATCGCGTCAACCTGGATGAGGCCGCGCCCCAAGACACGAAGagaagctgctgctga